The following proteins are co-located in the Seriola aureovittata isolate HTS-2021-v1 ecotype China chromosome 7, ASM2101889v1, whole genome shotgun sequence genome:
- the ano10a gene encoding anoctamin-10 isoform X1 → MMESVDSSGSRFTPLVVLELSSDTKEEAIGWLLSRIRDQQRNGGAELLVEQLGPGIAAQEKDNPNMFLVGASQQRLLSGAEDVGLFKEFSDGSMRGFTCANKHNFKDFKGDGDSFLSMAECQYIVKHELDTLRARDETHVPGYAQVKLYPGKSIIRRLQSKGILIQMFPLHEKEELKRLSFSWYKKVKLSLQPLDDIRHYYGEGQAFYFGFLEYFTFALVPMALIGVPYYLFDWEGYDKYVIFAAFNLVWCTVILELWKRCSASLAYHWGTLSRKKAFEEPRPGFHGVLGFNPVTGREEPLYPNAKRQLRIYLVSVPFVLLCLYLSLYVMMIYFQMEGWALTVHDEEPTFWTGILLFIPSIIYAVVIEIMNLIYRYAAEFLTEWENHRLESSYQNHLVLKVLVFNFFNCFASLFYIAFVMQDMVLLRQSLATLLITSQILNQFMEAFLPYWLQRRRNKKMIHKVRKRKTLEDKELPLAEQVRLEADMSTYLGTFDDYLELFLLFGYVSLFSCVYPLAAVLVVLNNITEVYSDAFKMCRVFKRPFSDPAANIGVWQLAFEAMSVIAVVTNFALIGMSPEVKAYFPESETQLILWTVAIEHALLAFKFLLAFLIPDVPKHIQIKLARLEFESLEALKKKRQLHGGKCLKPRSWGRCSEEERRVYRY, encoded by the exons ATGATGGAGTCAGTCGACAGCAGTGGCTCCAGGTTCACTCCTCTGGTGGTGCTGGAGCTGTCTTCAGACACTAAGGAGGAAGCCATTGGATGGCTGCTGAGCAGGATAAGAGACCAACAGCGGAATGGAG GTGCCGAGCTGCTCGTGGAGCAGCTGGGACCTGGAATCGCGGCACAGGAGAAAGACAACCCCAACATGTTCCTGGTGGGGGCCTCCCAGCAGAGGCTGCTCTCTGGTGCTGAGGATGTGGGGCTCTTCAAGGAGTTCAGTGACGGGTCCATGAGGGGCTTCACCTGCGCCaacaaacacaacttcaaagACTTTAAAG GGGATGGAGACAGCTTCCTCAGCATGGCCGAGTGTCAGTACATCGTGAAACATGAGCTGGACACATTAAGAGCCAGAGATGAGACTCATGTACCAGGATACGCCCAGGTCAAGCTGTACCCTGGGAAATCTATCA TCCGCAGACTTCAGTCCAAAGGGATCCTGATCCAGATGTTTCCTCTCCACGAGAAGGAGGAACTGAAGAGACTGTCTTTTTCCTGGTACAAAAAGGTGAAGTTGTCCCTTCAGCCTCTTG ATGATATCAGACACTACTATGGTGAGGGCCAAGCCTTCTACTTTGGCTTCTTGGAGTACTTCACCTTTGCCCTGGTGCCCATGGCCCTCATTGGAGTGCCTTACTATCTGTTTGACTGGGAGGGCTACGACAAATACGTAATCTTTGCTGCGTTTAATTTGGTCTGGTGTACGGTTATACTGGAG TTATGGAAGCGGTGTAGTGCCTCACTAGCCTACCACTGGGGCACACTGAGCAGGAAGAAAGCCTTTGAAGAACCTCGGCCTGGTTTCCATGGTGTCCTCGGGTTCAACCCTGTGACGGGCCGCGAGGAGCCTCTCTACCCCAACGCAAAGAGGCAGCTGCGGATCTACCTTGTGTCCGTGCCCTTTGTGCTGCTCTGCCTCTACCTGTCCCTCTACGTCATGATGATCTACTTTCAGATGGAGGGCTGGGCACTCACAGTCCACGATGAGGAGCCCACATTCTGGACGGGAATACTACTGTTCATCCCCAGTATCATCTATGCTGTGGTCATAGAGATTATGAACCTGATCTACAGGTATGCTGCGGAGTTCCTCACAGAGTGGG AGAATCACCGGCTAGAGTCTTCATATCAGAATCACTTGGTCCTCAAAGTGTTAGTC TTCAACTTCTTCAACTGTTTCGCCTCGTTGTTCTACATCGCCTTTGTCATGCAGGACATGGTGCTGCTCAGACAG AGTCTGGCCACCCTATTGATTACTAGTCAGATCTTGAATCAGTTCATGGAGGCCTTCTTGCCCTACTGGCTCCAGAGGAGACGCAACAAGAAGATGATCCACAAGGTCCGGAAGAGAAAAACTCTGGAGGACAAAGAGCTTCCTCTGGCCGAGCAGGTCCGGCTGGAGGCTGACATGAGCACGTACTTG ggAACATTTGACGACTACCTGGAGCTGTTCCTGCTATTTGGTTACGTCAGTCTGTTCTCCTGTGTCTACCCTCTGGCTGCCGTCCTGGTGGTGTTGAACAACATCACTGAGGTTTACTCTGATGCCTTCAAGATGTGTCGCGTGTTCAAACGACCCTTCTCTGACCCAGCAGCAAACATAGGAGTCTGGCAG CTCGCCTTTGAGGCCATGAGTGTGATCGCTGTTGTGACCAACTTCGCTCTGATCGGCATGTCTCCAGAAGTCAAGGCCTACTTCCCCGAATCAGAGACACAGCTCATACTGTGGACAGTGGCTATAGAG CACGCTCTGCTGGCCTTCAAGTTTCTCCTGGCCTTCCTCATCCCAGATGTTCCCAAACACATCCAGATCAAACTAGCCCGGCTGGAGTTCGAATCCCTGGAGGCCCTCAAGAAAAAG
- the ano10a gene encoding anoctamin-10 isoform X2: MMESVDSSGSRFTPLVVLELSSDTKEEAIGWLLSRIRDQQRNGGAELLVEQLGPGIAAQEKDNPNMFLVGASQQRLLSGAEDVGLFKEFSDGSMRGFTCANKHNFKDFKGDGDSFLSMAECQYIVKHELDTLRARDETHVPGYAQVKLYPGKSIIRRLQSKGILIQMFPLHEKEELKRLSFSWYKKVKLSLQPLDDIRHYYGEGQAFYFGFLEYFTFALVPMALIGVPYYLFDWEGYDKYVIFAAFNLVWCTVILELWKRCSASLAYHWGTLSRKKAFEEPRPGFHGVLGFNPVTGREEPLYPNAKRQLRIYLVSVPFVLLCLYLSLYVMMIYFQMEGWALTVHDEEPTFWTGILLFIPSIIYAVVIEIMNLIYRYAAEFLTEWENHRLESSYQNHLVLKVLVFNFFNCFASLFYIAFVMQDMVLLRQSLATLLITSQILNQFMEAFLPYWLQRRRNKKMIHKVRKRKTLEDKELPLAEQVRLEADMSTYLGTFDDYLELFLLFGYVSLFSCVYPLAAVLVVLNNITEVYSDAFKMCRVFKRPFSDPAANIGVWQLAFEAMSVIAVVTNFALIGMSPEVKAYFPESETQLILWTVAIEHALLAFKFLLAFLIPDVPKHIQIKLARLEFESLEALKKKKMLEASELGKMQ; encoded by the exons ATGATGGAGTCAGTCGACAGCAGTGGCTCCAGGTTCACTCCTCTGGTGGTGCTGGAGCTGTCTTCAGACACTAAGGAGGAAGCCATTGGATGGCTGCTGAGCAGGATAAGAGACCAACAGCGGAATGGAG GTGCCGAGCTGCTCGTGGAGCAGCTGGGACCTGGAATCGCGGCACAGGAGAAAGACAACCCCAACATGTTCCTGGTGGGGGCCTCCCAGCAGAGGCTGCTCTCTGGTGCTGAGGATGTGGGGCTCTTCAAGGAGTTCAGTGACGGGTCCATGAGGGGCTTCACCTGCGCCaacaaacacaacttcaaagACTTTAAAG GGGATGGAGACAGCTTCCTCAGCATGGCCGAGTGTCAGTACATCGTGAAACATGAGCTGGACACATTAAGAGCCAGAGATGAGACTCATGTACCAGGATACGCCCAGGTCAAGCTGTACCCTGGGAAATCTATCA TCCGCAGACTTCAGTCCAAAGGGATCCTGATCCAGATGTTTCCTCTCCACGAGAAGGAGGAACTGAAGAGACTGTCTTTTTCCTGGTACAAAAAGGTGAAGTTGTCCCTTCAGCCTCTTG ATGATATCAGACACTACTATGGTGAGGGCCAAGCCTTCTACTTTGGCTTCTTGGAGTACTTCACCTTTGCCCTGGTGCCCATGGCCCTCATTGGAGTGCCTTACTATCTGTTTGACTGGGAGGGCTACGACAAATACGTAATCTTTGCTGCGTTTAATTTGGTCTGGTGTACGGTTATACTGGAG TTATGGAAGCGGTGTAGTGCCTCACTAGCCTACCACTGGGGCACACTGAGCAGGAAGAAAGCCTTTGAAGAACCTCGGCCTGGTTTCCATGGTGTCCTCGGGTTCAACCCTGTGACGGGCCGCGAGGAGCCTCTCTACCCCAACGCAAAGAGGCAGCTGCGGATCTACCTTGTGTCCGTGCCCTTTGTGCTGCTCTGCCTCTACCTGTCCCTCTACGTCATGATGATCTACTTTCAGATGGAGGGCTGGGCACTCACAGTCCACGATGAGGAGCCCACATTCTGGACGGGAATACTACTGTTCATCCCCAGTATCATCTATGCTGTGGTCATAGAGATTATGAACCTGATCTACAGGTATGCTGCGGAGTTCCTCACAGAGTGGG AGAATCACCGGCTAGAGTCTTCATATCAGAATCACTTGGTCCTCAAAGTGTTAGTC TTCAACTTCTTCAACTGTTTCGCCTCGTTGTTCTACATCGCCTTTGTCATGCAGGACATGGTGCTGCTCAGACAG AGTCTGGCCACCCTATTGATTACTAGTCAGATCTTGAATCAGTTCATGGAGGCCTTCTTGCCCTACTGGCTCCAGAGGAGACGCAACAAGAAGATGATCCACAAGGTCCGGAAGAGAAAAACTCTGGAGGACAAAGAGCTTCCTCTGGCCGAGCAGGTCCGGCTGGAGGCTGACATGAGCACGTACTTG ggAACATTTGACGACTACCTGGAGCTGTTCCTGCTATTTGGTTACGTCAGTCTGTTCTCCTGTGTCTACCCTCTGGCTGCCGTCCTGGTGGTGTTGAACAACATCACTGAGGTTTACTCTGATGCCTTCAAGATGTGTCGCGTGTTCAAACGACCCTTCTCTGACCCAGCAGCAAACATAGGAGTCTGGCAG CTCGCCTTTGAGGCCATGAGTGTGATCGCTGTTGTGACCAACTTCGCTCTGATCGGCATGTCTCCAGAAGTCAAGGCCTACTTCCCCGAATCAGAGACACAGCTCATACTGTGGACAGTGGCTATAGAG CACGCTCTGCTGGCCTTCAAGTTTCTCCTGGCCTTCCTCATCCCAGATGTTCCCAAACACATCCAGATCAAACTAGCCCGGCTGGAGTTCGAATCCCTGGAGGCCCTCAAGAAAAAG